CAGCGTGTGTTAAATATTTTTCTATAGATCCTTTTTTATTGCAGGCGGGAGTTAAAACGGGCCTTAATATCAAATATCGTAATCCTATAGAAGTGGGAGCCGACCGAATTGCCAATGCAATTGCCGCAACGCATAGCCATCCAAACCAAAATGTGATTGTTATTGATTTTGGCACTGCCACTACTTTTTGTGTTATTAGTGCTCAAAAAGCTTATATGGGCGGTGCGATTCTGCCTGGGGTGAGACTTTCCGTTGATGCTTTATCAAAAAATACAGCTAAATTACCCGCTGTAGAAATCATTAAAACTGAAAATTCAGTGGGACGTTCGACTATAGAAAGTATTCAATCTGGTGTTTATTATGGTGCAATTGGCGCTTGCCGCGAATTGATCCAACGCCTAAATCAGGAGGCTTTTGGTGCAGAAAAAGCATTGGTATTAGCAACAGGTGGTTTTGCT
The DNA window shown above is from Legionella sp. PC997 and carries:
- a CDS encoding type III pantothenate kinase; protein product: MILCIDVGNSHIYGGVFAGEEIKLRFRHTSTVSTSDELGIFLKSVLRENNCSPEAIKQIGICSVVPQIDYSLRSACVKYFSIDPFLLQAGVKTGLNIKYRNPIEVGADRIANAIAATHSHPNQNVIVIDFGTATTFCVISAQKAYMGGAILPGVRLSVDALSKNTAKLPAVEIIKTENSVGRSTIESIQSGVYYGAIGACRELIQRLNQEAFGAEKALVLATGGFASLFEKQGLYDHLVPDLVLQGIRLAALMN